A DNA window from Mucilaginibacter xinganensis contains the following coding sequences:
- a CDS encoding dienelactone hydrolase family protein has translation MKKLLLLTALLFFGVLAFSQTKNRVVCHGPATATQQFAMLATSKKFVLSHKSPLPLHFQSSIGKTITYKTADGKTATAYELKAKKNTNNYLLVIHEWWGLNDWVKKESEKIYNDLGDVTVIDLDLYDGKMATTPADAGKLMQGVNESRAKAIINGALAYAGPKAHIATIGWCFGGGWSLQTSLLAGKQAAGCVMYYGMPEQDVNKLKTLHCDVIGNFANKDQWINAKVVDKFEADMKTAGKKLTVNRYDADHGFANPSNPAYSSDATKDAYDKTITFLKGKLK, from the coding sequence ATGAAAAAATTATTACTCTTAACCGCATTGCTTTTTTTTGGGGTCCTGGCTTTTAGCCAAACTAAAAACAGGGTGGTTTGCCATGGCCCGGCAACTGCCACACAACAATTTGCGATGCTGGCAACCAGCAAAAAATTTGTGTTGTCGCACAAAAGCCCCTTGCCTTTACACTTTCAAAGCAGTATTGGCAAAACTATCACCTACAAAACTGCTGATGGTAAAACTGCAACGGCCTACGAGCTGAAAGCTAAAAAAAACACCAACAATTACCTGCTGGTAATACATGAGTGGTGGGGATTAAATGACTGGGTTAAAAAAGAATCAGAAAAGATCTACAATGACCTGGGCGATGTAACAGTGATAGACCTTGACCTTTACGACGGCAAAATGGCAACAACACCTGCTGATGCAGGTAAACTAATGCAGGGGGTAAACGAATCAAGAGCAAAAGCTATTATAAACGGGGCATTAGCTTATGCCGGCCCAAAGGCACATATTGCTACTATAGGATGGTGCTTTGGCGGTGGCTGGAGCCTGCAAACCAGCCTGCTTGCGGGCAAACAGGCAGCAGGATGTGTAATGTACTACGGGATGCCTGAGCAGGATGTTAACAAACTTAAAACCCTTCATTGCGATGTAATAGGCAATTTTGCCAATAAAGACCAGTGGATAAATGCCAAAGTGGTGGACAAATTTGAGGCTGACATGAAAACTGCCGGCAAAAAGCTAACGGTCAACCGTTACGACGCTGACCATGGTTTTGCCAACCCAAGTAACCCGGCTTATAGCAGTGATGCTACCAAAGATGCTTATGATAAAACCATTACATTTTTAAAAGGAAAACTGAAGTAG
- a CDS encoding DEAD/DEAH box helicase, which translates to MLRVDSSKPCQIIYAIAKHEYLSYVIEPHIVQLNPNGEFSLTYQRLFSNTAKEFAAYIDDVDVKLIRMLEEMEQGNLIKKFYKKPIRPFEFFTKIFNEQLFDTLRPKIEKRMADALGLLKDKPLYQMSKEGYPAERKVQIAAEAATVLFHFRRNEEEIRYFPTIKYQGMRIEFMFKNAEVICNHPAWMLLDDTLYHFEKEIEGKKLVPFLNKRYIAIPKSSEQSYFERFVAPLIEKHHVYAEGFTINTEKYDARPVIKPIYVEGGTSQLQLYFKYAGYVFPYGDERLISVRMERSGDDYTFHRIKRSVTWEKNKFSYLETLGLKTASSLFKNLEVAINDEDADQSFSVFEWINQHYDQLIEQGFEIEQPDSGSQKRYVFGTSKIDLAVKENNDWFDIHAIVYFGSYSIPFIQLKNHILNRKKEFLLPSGEIAIIPEKWFSQYGNLLHFTEGGNELKLRRHHIGLVNELAEGEMASVTMTRKLQKLLDFEELEDIDLPQNFAGNLRPYQKAGYNWFHFLKNYHFGGCLADDMGLGKTIQTLALLQKHKEDTEAAGGKATSLVIMPTSLIYNWLAEAKKFTPQLRLMVHTGTFRYKSPEVFANYDVVITTYGISRIDIELMKAYFFDYVILDESQNIKNPSSKSFQAVKQLKSRFKLILSGTPVENSVNDLWTQMSFINPGLLGIQQFFQNEFVTPIEKKKDEDKARKLQALIKPFVLRRTKEQVATELPPKIENLFYCQMSEEQSAVYEKVKSEYRNELLKSLEDGTYAKTQIQVLQGLIKLRQIANHPVMIDQDYEGDSGKFENVIHTLATVLEGNHKVLIFSQFVKQLNIYREYFDREMIPYAYLDGSTQNRGDVVKQFQEDEKTRVFLISIKAGGVGLNLTEADYVFILDPWWNPAVEQQAIDRTHRIGQTKNVFIYKFITKDTVEEKILALQQRKLSLSRALITTEESFIKSLSVDDIREILK; encoded by the coding sequence ATGTTACGTGTCGACAGCAGTAAGCCTTGCCAGATAATTTATGCTATTGCAAAGCATGAATACCTGTCGTACGTTATTGAGCCACATATAGTACAGCTTAACCCAAACGGCGAATTTTCACTTACCTACCAGCGTTTATTTTCAAATACCGCAAAAGAATTTGCCGCATATATTGATGATGTTGATGTTAAGCTGATCAGGATGCTGGAAGAAATGGAGCAGGGCAACCTGATAAAAAAATTCTATAAAAAGCCAATTCGTCCCTTCGAGTTCTTTACCAAAATTTTTAACGAGCAGCTTTTCGATACGCTTCGCCCCAAAATAGAAAAACGGATGGCCGATGCTTTGGGCTTACTGAAAGATAAGCCGCTGTACCAGATGAGCAAAGAGGGCTACCCTGCAGAACGTAAGGTGCAAATAGCAGCCGAGGCGGCAACGGTATTGTTCCATTTCAGGCGCAACGAGGAAGAGATCAGGTACTTTCCCACCATCAAATACCAGGGGATGCGTATTGAGTTTATGTTTAAAAATGCCGAGGTTATTTGCAACCATCCGGCGTGGATGCTGCTTGATGATACCCTTTATCATTTTGAAAAAGAGATAGAAGGTAAAAAACTGGTACCGTTTTTAAATAAGCGATATATCGCTATCCCAAAATCGTCCGAACAATCCTACTTCGAAAGGTTTGTGGCGCCGCTTATTGAAAAGCACCACGTGTATGCCGAAGGCTTTACCATTAATACGGAGAAATATGATGCCCGGCCGGTTATAAAACCCATTTATGTGGAGGGTGGCACATCACAGCTGCAACTGTATTTTAAATATGCCGGTTATGTATTCCCTTATGGTGATGAACGGCTGATTTCGGTGCGGATGGAGCGCAGCGGCGATGATTACACTTTCCACCGCATTAAAAGATCGGTTACATGGGAAAAGAACAAGTTTAGCTACCTGGAAACATTGGGCCTTAAAACAGCATCGTCGCTGTTCAAAAACCTGGAAGTGGCTATAAATGATGAAGATGCCGACCAATCCTTCTCGGTATTTGAGTGGATCAACCAGCATTATGACCAATTGATTGAGCAGGGCTTTGAAATTGAACAGCCAGATTCCGGCAGCCAGAAACGCTATGTTTTTGGCACCAGCAAAATAGACCTCGCCGTAAAAGAAAATAATGACTGGTTTGATATCCACGCCATCGTATATTTCGGTTCCTACAGCATTCCGTTTATCCAGCTAAAAAATCATATCCTGAACCGTAAAAAGGAGTTTCTGCTGCCATCGGGCGAGATTGCCATTATTCCCGAAAAATGGTTCTCGCAATATGGCAACCTGCTGCACTTTACCGAGGGCGGCAACGAGCTGAAACTGCGACGCCACCACATTGGGCTGGTGAATGAACTTGCCGAAGGCGAAATGGCCAGCGTAACCATGACGCGCAAACTGCAAAAGCTTTTGGATTTTGAGGAACTGGAAGATATTGACCTGCCGCAAAATTTTGCCGGTAACTTAAGGCCTTATCAAAAAGCCGGTTATAACTGGTTCCACTTTTTAAAGAACTACCATTTTGGCGGCTGCCTGGCTGATGATATGGGTTTGGGTAAAACCATCCAGACACTGGCGCTGCTTCAAAAACATAAGGAAGATACCGAAGCCGCTGGCGGCAAGGCCACTTCGTTGGTTATTATGCCAACTTCCCTCATCTATAACTGGCTTGCGGAAGCTAAAAAGTTTACCCCGCAACTAAGGTTGATGGTGCATACCGGTACTTTCCGCTATAAATCGCCGGAGGTGTTTGCCAATTATGATGTAGTGATCACTACCTATGGCATCAGCCGCATTGATATTGAACTAATGAAGGCTTACTTTTTTGACTACGTGATATTAGACGAGAGCCAGAATATTAAAAACCCCTCTTCAAAGTCATTTCAGGCGGTAAAGCAGTTAAAATCGCGTTTTAAGCTGATATTGAGCGGTACCCCGGTAGAAAACTCTGTTAACGACCTGTGGACGCAGATGTCGTTCATCAACCCTGGCCTACTGGGCATTCAGCAGTTTTTCCAGAATGAGTTTGTTACGCCGATAGAAAAGAAAAAAGATGAAGACAAGGCGCGCAAACTGCAGGCCCTTATAAAACCCTTCGTGTTGCGCCGTACCAAAGAGCAGGTGGCCACCGAACTGCCACCAAAAATAGAGAACCTGTTCTATTGCCAGATGAGCGAAGAGCAATCGGCGGTTTATGAAAAGGTGAAATCCGAATACCGCAACGAACTGCTGAAAAGCCTGGAAGATGGCACCTATGCCAAAACGCAGATCCAGGTGTTGCAGGGGCTCATTAAGCTGCGCCAGATTGCCAACCACCCGGTAATGATAGACCAGGATTACGAGGGTGACTCAGGCAAATTTGAGAACGTGATCCATACCCTTGCCACCGTTTTGGAAGGAAACCACAAAGTATTGATCTTCTCGCAGTTTGTAAAGCAGCTGAATATTTATCGCGAATATTTCGACAGGGAAATGATTCCCTACGCCTACCTTGATGGCAGCACCCAAAACCGCGGCGACGTGGTAAAACAGTTTCAGGAGGATGAAAAAACAAGGGTATTTTTAATTTCGATAAAAGCCGGTGGTGTGGGACTAAATCTTACAGAAGCGGATTACGTTTTCATCCTCGATCCATGGTGGAACCCTGCCGTTGAACAACAGGCTATAGACCGTACCCACCGCATTGGCCAAACCAAAAATGTGTTCATCTATAAATTCATCACAAAAGATACTGTTGAAGAAAAGATCCTGGCACTTCAGCAACGCAAGCTCAGCCTTTCGCGCGCATTGATCACTACTGAAGAAAGCTTTATAAAGTCGCTTTCAGTAGATGATATTAGGGAGATATTGAAATAG
- a CDS encoding sensor histidine kinase — protein sequence MREIPKPPVSRIKLLFKKTSLTLLLIVFIASAIMIVLNFYTIRTLSAARAYINGESQYSKGQKDASAHLINYITLENNEDYAAFERDISVPAGDHTARVALSSNPNKELAKKGFLQGKNHPADIDDLVWLFSNFQHLPMFQKVIGIWTEGDVMVNKLHLIGKQAREQITGGKMSAAEKKQLVLAINNISADLTIKEQAFSDTLGVICRSINLYVFIGNVFITLVILGSSLSYAGIMLNNLVRSQQKVVEQNDSLQLINSGLDKFVFNVTHDLRSPLIALMGLISLIDDESDPVQVKAYINMMKDSLEKQDRFINEMLLFIQSKNSGLVKKECYLLSIIDNVIAQNHYGVGGKKIQIYKEVEKNRIDSDALKLQVILNNLVSNAIKYSDPDKERQWVKVKTYEMNGSAVIEVEDNGLGIRKNDQERIFDKFYMSGSNKKSSGIGLYLVKDAVTQMEGKITVQSEPGLYSKFIISIPL from the coding sequence TTGAGAGAGATCCCTAAACCACCTGTATCCCGAATTAAGCTTTTGTTTAAAAAGACTTCCCTTACGCTATTGCTTATTGTGTTTATAGCATCAGCCATAATGATAGTGTTGAATTTTTATACCATCCGCACTTTATCTGCTGCCAGGGCTTACATCAATGGAGAATCGCAATATTCAAAGGGGCAAAAAGACGCTTCGGCCCACTTAATCAATTACATCACGCTGGAAAACAATGAGGATTATGCTGCTTTTGAGCGCGATATCAGTGTTCCTGCCGGCGATCACACAGCCAGGGTAGCTCTATCATCAAACCCCAATAAAGAACTGGCAAAAAAAGGGTTCTTACAGGGTAAAAACCACCCCGCAGATATTGACGACCTGGTTTGGCTTTTCAGTAACTTTCAGCATTTACCCATGTTTCAAAAGGTAATTGGTATCTGGACCGAAGGCGATGTAATGGTAAATAAATTACACCTGATAGGCAAACAGGCGCGCGAACAAATTACCGGTGGCAAAATGTCTGCTGCTGAAAAAAAACAACTCGTACTTGCTATTAATAACATCTCGGCCGATTTGACTATTAAGGAGCAGGCATTTTCTGACACCCTTGGTGTTATTTGCCGGAGTATTAATTTGTATGTATTTATCGGGAACGTTTTCATTACACTGGTGATTCTGGGCAGTTCGCTCTCTTATGCGGGCATAATGCTAAATAATCTGGTCCGGTCGCAGCAGAAGGTAGTGGAACAAAACGACAGCCTCCAGCTAATAAACTCTGGGCTGGATAAATTTGTATTTAATGTAACACATGACCTTAGGTCGCCATTGATTGCACTTATGGGGTTAATATCGCTGATAGATGATGAGTCGGACCCGGTGCAGGTTAAAGCGTATATCAACATGATGAAAGACAGCCTTGAAAAGCAGGATCGTTTTATTAATGAAATGCTGCTGTTTATTCAAAGTAAAAACTCCGGGCTAGTAAAAAAAGAATGCTACTTACTGTCAATTATTGATAACGTGATAGCACAGAATCATTACGGCGTAGGCGGAAAGAAAATTCAGATCTACAAAGAAGTGGAGAAGAACAGAATCGACAGCGATGCACTAAAGCTGCAGGTTATATTGAACAACCTGGTATCGAATGCTATAAAATACAGTGATCCGGATAAGGAACGGCAATGGGTAAAAGTAAAAACTTACGAGATGAACGGGAGCGCCGTAATAGAGGTAGAGGACAACGGTTTAGGGATCCGTAAAAATGACCAGGAACGCATTTTTGATAAATTTTATATGTCTGGCAGCAATAAAAAGAGCTCGGGAATCGGGTTGTACCTGGTTAAAGACGCAGTTACACAAATGGAGGGGAAGATAACAGTTCAATCAGAACCGGGGTTGTATAGTAAATTTATTATCAGTATTCCATTATAA
- a CDS encoding succinate dehydrogenase/fumarate reductase iron-sulfur subunit has protein sequence MSNGNMNLTLKVWRQKNANTKGAFVTYKAEGISPDMSFLEMLDVVNESLIHKGEEPINFDHDCREGICGMCSLYINGQPHGPKNAITTCQLHMRTFHDGEIIVIEPWRAAAFPVVKDLAVDRSAFDRIQQAGGFVSVNTGVTVDANEIPIPKVIADEAFNSATCIGCGACVAACKNASAMLFVSAKVTQLGMLPQGQPERYSRVQAMVAQMDAEGFGNCTNTGACEAECPKEIKMTNISHMNNDYFSAKLFREEMTHDHASGE, from the coding sequence ATGAGTAACGGAAATATGAACCTGACGCTGAAAGTATGGCGTCAAAAGAATGCAAATACAAAGGGCGCGTTTGTAACCTATAAGGCCGAAGGTATTTCGCCTGATATGTCGTTCCTTGAAATGCTGGATGTGGTTAACGAAAGCCTGATCCACAAGGGTGAGGAGCCTATTAATTTTGACCATGATTGCCGCGAAGGCATTTGCGGTATGTGCTCGTTGTACATCAACGGCCAACCGCACGGGCCAAAGAACGCTATTACCACCTGCCAGCTACACATGCGTACTTTTCATGATGGCGAGATCATTGTGATTGAGCCATGGCGCGCCGCCGCTTTCCCGGTTGTTAAAGACCTGGCGGTTGATCGCTCAGCGTTCGACAGGATCCAGCAGGCCGGTGGTTTCGTTTCGGTTAATACCGGCGTTACCGTTGATGCCAACGAGATCCCTATTCCGAAGGTAATTGCCGATGAGGCGTTTAACTCAGCAACCTGTATTGGCTGTGGTGCCTGCGTTGCTGCCTGTAAAAATGCTTCGGCCATGCTGTTTGTGTCTGCTAAAGTTACCCAGCTGGGTATGTTACCGCAGGGGCAGCCTGAGCGTTACAGCCGCGTACAGGCCATGGTAGCTCAAATGGATGCCGAGGGCTTTGGTAACTGTACCAACACCGGCGCCTGCGAAGCAGAATGTCCTAAGGAAATTAAGATGACCAACATCAGCCACATGAATAACGATTATTTCAGCGCTAAACTTTTCCGCGAGGAAATGACGCATGATCACGCATCCGGCGAATAA
- a CDS encoding fumarate reductase/succinate dehydrogenase flavoprotein subunit, whose translation MGLDAKIPEGPLAEKWSKHKFNLKLVNPANKRKYDVIVVGTGLAGASAAASLAELGYNVKAFCFQDSPRRAHSIAAQGGINAAKNYQNDGDSVYRLFYDTIKGGDYRAREGNVYRLAEVSVNIIDQCVAQGVPFAREYGGLLDNRSFGGSQVSRTFYARGQTGQQLLLGAYSALNRQIHLGKVKMYTRTEMLDVVTIDGHAKGIITRNLINGAIEAHSGHAVLLATGGYGNVFYLSTNAMGSNVTAAWRAHKRGAFFANPCYTQIHPTCIPVTGDHQSKLTLMSESLRNDGRVWAPKTKEIAEKLRKKEITAAQVKEDDRDYFLERKYPSFGNLVPRDVASRNAKEMVDDGRGVGGSGIAVFLDFADAINRLGKDAVAAKYGNLFDMYYQITDEDPYKQPMRIYPAVHYTMGGLWVDYNLSTNVPGLYALGECNFSDHGANRLGASALMQGLADGYFVIPYTLGDYLATIGPKPVDVKHPAFEKTKQDVLAYINKLLALKGTKTVDEYHRELGLIMWEYCGMARTEAGLTKAKGLISALKADFWKNAIVLGDNEEVNSSLEKAGRVADFLELGELMVDDALARRESCGGHFRLESQTPEGEALRDDEHFAYVAAWEYKGDNQPEVLNKEDLNFEFVHLTQRSYK comes from the coding sequence ATGGGTTTAGATGCTAAAATTCCTGAGGGTCCATTAGCCGAAAAATGGAGCAAGCATAAATTTAACTTAAAGCTGGTTAACCCGGCCAATAAGCGTAAATACGACGTTATAGTTGTAGGTACCGGTTTGGCAGGCGCATCGGCAGCGGCGTCACTTGCTGAGCTGGGTTACAATGTGAAAGCATTTTGTTTCCAGGACAGCCCGCGCCGTGCGCACTCTATTGCTGCGCAGGGTGGTATAAATGCTGCAAAAAATTACCAGAACGACGGCGACAGCGTTTACCGCCTGTTTTATGATACCATTAAAGGTGGTGATTACCGGGCCCGCGAAGGAAACGTTTACCGCCTTGCCGAAGTATCTGTAAATATTATTGACCAGTGCGTTGCACAGGGTGTACCGTTTGCCCGCGAGTACGGCGGCTTGCTTGATAACCGCTCGTTCGGTGGCTCACAGGTATCGCGTACATTTTATGCAAGAGGCCAAACAGGACAGCAGCTATTATTAGGGGCTTACTCGGCGCTTAACCGCCAGATTCATTTAGGTAAGGTAAAAATGTACACCCGCACCGAAATGCTGGATGTAGTTACTATTGACGGACATGCTAAAGGTATTATTACCCGTAACCTGATCAATGGCGCTATTGAAGCCCACAGCGGCCATGCCGTATTGCTGGCAACAGGAGGGTACGGTAACGTATTTTACCTTTCAACCAATGCTATGGGTTCAAATGTTACTGCTGCATGGCGAGCACATAAACGCGGTGCATTTTTTGCTAACCCATGTTACACGCAGATCCACCCGACCTGCATCCCGGTAACCGGAGACCATCAGTCTAAATTAACGCTGATGTCTGAGTCGTTACGTAACGATGGCAGGGTTTGGGCACCAAAAACAAAAGAAATAGCTGAGAAGCTTCGTAAAAAGGAAATAACCGCTGCCCAGGTAAAAGAGGACGATCGCGACTACTTCCTGGAAAGAAAATACCCATCATTCGGTAACCTGGTTCCGCGTGACGTGGCTTCACGAAACGCTAAGGAAATGGTTGATGACGGCCGTGGTGTAGGCGGATCAGGCATTGCAGTATTCCTTGACTTTGCTGATGCAATAAACCGTTTGGGTAAAGATGCAGTGGCTGCCAAATATGGTAACCTGTTTGATATGTACTATCAAATTACTGATGAAGATCCTTACAAACAACCTATGCGTATTTACCCTGCTGTACACTACACTATGGGTGGCCTTTGGGTTGATTATAACCTAAGCACAAACGTACCGGGCCTTTATGCTTTGGGCGAATGTAACTTTAGCGATCACGGTGCCAACCGCCTCGGTGCTTCCGCATTAATGCAGGGGCTGGCCGACGGTTACTTTGTAATTCCATACACCCTTGGCGATTATCTGGCTACCATAGGCCCAAAACCGGTTGATGTTAAACACCCGGCCTTTGAAAAAACAAAACAGGATGTGCTGGCCTATATCAATAAACTACTAGCCTTAAAAGGCACTAAAACTGTAGATGAGTACCACCGTGAGCTTGGCCTTATTATGTGGGAATATTGCGGCATGGCGCGCACCGAAGCCGGCTTAACCAAAGCAAAAGGACTGATCAGCGCTTTAAAGGCTGACTTTTGGAAGAATGCAATAGTTTTAGGCGATAATGAAGAAGTAAACTCATCGCTTGAAAAAGCTGGTCGTGTGGCTGACTTTTTAGAACTTGGCGAGCTGATGGTTGATGATGCCCTGGCACGCAGAGAATCATGCGGCGGACACTTCCGTTTGGAATCGCAAACACCGGAAGGTGAGGCGTTGCGCGATGACGAGCATTTTGCTTACGTTGCTGCCTGGGAGTATAAAGGCGATAACCAGCCCGAAGTATTGAATAAAGAGGATTTGAATTTCGAATTTGTTCACCTTACACAAAGATCTTATAAATAA
- a CDS encoding succinate dehydrogenase cytochrome b subunit: MSEFKQTFNSSLGKKLIMALTGLFLCTFLIVHLGGNLLLFKNDEGYGFNLYANFLTHFPPIEVIAYLLYLSILVHAVYALVLTVKNRKARPVSYATINKSPATWSSKNMGLLGSILFLFIVIHMSDFWFAYKYSNKVTYKEYRTDLSTGKTTSVDYQPVTPEFEKSVSVENNTEVIRVKDLHARVASSFSNLLYVAFYVIAMFAVSFHLLHGFQSAFRTLGWVHRKYTPIVYFIGTWLFAVIIPIGFAAMPVVYYLQSISK, translated from the coding sequence ATGAGCGAATTTAAGCAAACCTTTAACTCATCGTTGGGCAAAAAGCTAATCATGGCTTTAACGGGCTTGTTTCTGTGTACGTTTTTAATTGTACACCTGGGCGGTAACCTGTTATTGTTTAAAAATGATGAGGGTTACGGATTTAATTTGTATGCCAATTTCCTGACGCATTTTCCGCCGATAGAAGTAATTGCTTACCTGTTGTATCTTTCAATTTTGGTGCATGCCGTGTATGCATTGGTTTTAACTGTTAAAAACCGCAAAGCAAGGCCTGTGTCATACGCAACGATAAACAAATCACCGGCTACATGGTCATCAAAAAACATGGGCCTGCTGGGTTCAATTTTATTTTTGTTCATTGTTATTCACATGAGCGACTTTTGGTTTGCTTATAAATACAGCAACAAAGTAACTTATAAAGAGTACCGTACTGATCTATCAACCGGCAAAACTACCTCGGTTGATTACCAGCCGGTAACGCCCGAATTTGAAAAAAGCGTATCTGTTGAAAATAATACCGAAGTTATACGGGTGAAAGACCTGCATGCACGCGTGGCAAGCAGTTTTAGCAATTTGCTTTACGTAGCGTTTTACGTTATAGCCATGTTTGCTGTGTCGTTCCACTTGCTGCATGGTTTTCAGAGTGCATTCCGCACGCTGGGCTGGGTACACCGCAAGTACACCCCTATTGTTTATTTTATAGGTACATGGCTGTTTGCTGTAATTATCCCGATAGGCTTTGCAGCTATGCCGGTGGTATATTATTTACAAAGCATAAGCAAGTAG
- a CDS encoding TlpA family protein disulfide reductase, translating to MKFPYPVLLAILLTGCNKKAHIEFTGTATGVKNGVFIVKTTGDSAIFGENIKDGKFSIAQKTLNHPGYYTLDVTDADNKDEHNPFEVYLADGKYNIETEAGKLDKYPRITSPSKIQDQLSAFYVLAGNMSADARQQVLKINKELNDKYAQLSPDAYNNLLAKLQENQAKMRDVDAIAFKQFLKQYPQSEISAHIMSKLDYEGDPVTYYAIFKTLTPAAQNSDEGKDIDDKLTHLINLVAGKKAPALQGNTPDGKPFDLKSINKKVIVVDFWKAGNELSRKNHDQIKSLVVQEEVQKNVAFISVSLDSKSDWWTGALKDDKLNWTQISDLKGNDSPNAANYNITEIPSYYILDGQWNIIAPKVEAKGIEFEVSQYLKKHR from the coding sequence ATGAAATTCCCTTATCCCGTATTGCTTGCTATATTATTGACCGGCTGCAATAAAAAGGCCCATATTGAATTTACCGGAACCGCAACAGGTGTTAAAAATGGTGTTTTTATTGTGAAAACTACCGGCGACAGCGCCATTTTTGGCGAAAACATAAAAGATGGAAAGTTTTCCATTGCCCAAAAAACATTGAACCACCCGGGGTATTATACTTTGGACGTTACCGATGCTGATAACAAAGACGAACACAACCCCTTTGAAGTTTACCTTGCCGATGGCAAGTACAACATTGAAACGGAGGCCGGTAAACTTGATAAATACCCCAGGATAACCTCACCGTCAAAAATCCAGGATCAACTGTCGGCGTTTTATGTGCTGGCCGGTAACATGAGCGCCGATGCCAGGCAACAGGTTTTAAAAATAAATAAGGAGTTAAACGATAAATACGCACAGCTATCGCCCGATGCTTACAATAACCTGCTGGCAAAACTGCAGGAAAACCAAGCCAAAATGCGCGATGTTGATGCAATTGCCTTTAAACAGTTTTTAAAACAATATCCACAGAGCGAGATCAGTGCACACATCATGTCGAAATTAGATTATGAGGGCGACCCGGTTACTTATTATGCTATTTTTAAAACGCTTACCCCGGCTGCTCAAAATAGCGACGAAGGCAAAGATATCGACGATAAATTAACGCACCTGATCAATTTGGTAGCCGGCAAAAAGGCACCAGCTTTACAGGGCAATACCCCTGATGGTAAACCATTTGACCTTAAGAGTATTAATAAAAAAGTAATTGTGGTTGATTTTTGGAAAGCAGGCAACGAATTGAGCCGTAAAAATCACGATCAGATCAAATCGCTGGTGGTGCAGGAAGAAGTGCAAAAGAACGTTGCATTCATCAGCGTATCGCTCGATTCAAAATCTGACTGGTGGACTGGTGCACTGAAGGATGACAAACTGAACTGGACTCAGATCTCGGATCTTAAAGGAAACGATTCGCCAAACGCTGCAAACTATAACATCACCGAAATTCCGTCCTATTATATCCTGGATGGTCAATGGAACATTATAGCGCCAAAAGTAGAGGCAAAAGGTATTGAATTTGAGGTGTCGCAGTATTTAAAAAAACACCGCTAA
- the pdeM gene encoding ligase-associated DNA damage response endonuclease PdeM, with the protein MTTGGGVSFNLLNQDLLLLPQKAIYWQQKKTLIAADVHLGKVGHFRKAGIAVPRDMEQNDLSVLSDLIFEHKPEKIIFLGDFFHSDMNADWDWFILWRSQFPNLEIILVKGNHDIIDDSYYQNLNIQLHEHLLVGPFLMLHHPLPESNLALAEGYVFCGHIHPGIRLTGKGRQSLTLPCFAFGARQLVLPSFGQFTGRVAIRSSKADRIFAITKDKVLAID; encoded by the coding sequence ATGACTACGGGCGGGGGTGTTTCTTTCAATTTATTAAACCAGGATTTATTATTGCTGCCGCAAAAGGCAATTTACTGGCAGCAAAAAAAAACATTGATTGCTGCTGATGTGCATTTGGGCAAGGTTGGTCATTTTCGAAAGGCTGGCATTGCCGTGCCGCGGGATATGGAGCAGAATGATTTGTCCGTTTTATCTGACCTGATTTTTGAGCACAAACCTGAAAAGATCATATTTCTGGGTGATTTTTTCCATAGCGACATGAATGCCGACTGGGATTGGTTTATCCTTTGGCGCAGCCAGTTCCCAAACCTGGAGATTATTTTAGTTAAAGGAAATCACGATATTATTGACGATAGCTACTATCAAAACCTTAACATCCAGCTACACGAGCATTTGCTGGTGGGGCCGTTTCTGATGCTGCATCATCCGCTGCCCGAAAGCAATTTGGCACTGGCCGAAGGTTACGTATTTTGCGGGCATATTCATCCTGGCATCAGGTTAACGGGCAAAGGGCGGCAAAGCCTTACCCTGCCCTGCTTTGCGTTTGGTGCCCGGCAGCTAGTATTGCCATCGTTTGGGCAGTTTACCGGCAGGGTGGCTATCCGCAGCAGCAAAGCCGACCGCATTTTTGCGATAACTAAAGATAAAGTGCTGGCTATAGATTAG